In one Geoglobus acetivorans genomic region, the following are encoded:
- a CDS encoding universal stress protein has translation MIVCAVDDYRRMEKLVRFAAEEAKFRGMKLHIIHSSPGGDKTDLEEVEFGEKLLADAEKIAGEYGIDVETHFLLRGNDPAKDILLFCEEVNAKLVVIGVKKRTPAGKLLFGSVAQQVILHAEIPVICIK, from the coding sequence ATGATTGTGTGTGCGGTTGATGATTACCGGAGGATGGAGAAGCTTGTCAGATTTGCGGCAGAGGAGGCGAAGTTCAGGGGAATGAAACTACACATAATCCATTCCAGTCCGGGCGGGGATAAAACCGATTTGGAAGAGGTGGAATTCGGGGAAAAACTTCTTGCCGATGCAGAGAAAATAGCGGGAGAGTACGGCATTGATGTGGAAACGCACTTTCTCCTGAGGGGGAATGATCCCGCAAAGGACATTCTTCTCTTCTGCGAGGAGGTAAATGCAAAACTTGTCGTTATCGGGGTGAAAAAAAGAACTCCCGCCGGTAAACTGCTGTTCGGAAGTGTTGCGCAGCAGGTGATACTGCACGCAGAGATTCCTGTGATATGTATAAAATGA
- a CDS encoding ABC transporter ATP-binding protein: MLTVRELEAGYGEMQVLWGVNLKVRKGTITAILGPNGAGKTTTLRAIFGLNSPWNGNVEFDGEDVTFLPPHRKVEKGLTMVLEGRHLFPGMTVEENLELGAYTKRAEERFDDSLELVFTLFPRLKERKKQKAGTMSGGEQQMLAIARALMTAPKMILLDEPSQGLAPKLVAEVFETISKLRDEGLTILLVEQNVFASLDIADYAYVLGEGRVVTEGTVDEIKDSDEIKRVYVGV, translated from the coding sequence ATGCTCACGGTAAGGGAACTTGAGGCTGGTTACGGGGAGATGCAGGTTCTCTGGGGCGTAAATCTGAAAGTGAGGAAGGGGACGATAACAGCAATTCTTGGACCCAATGGTGCCGGTAAAACAACCACACTTAGAGCCATTTTTGGACTCAACAGTCCCTGGAATGGAAACGTGGAATTCGACGGTGAGGATGTAACGTTTCTGCCCCCGCACAGAAAGGTTGAGAAGGGACTGACGATGGTCCTCGAGGGCAGGCATCTCTTTCCCGGAATGACAGTGGAGGAAAATCTGGAACTGGGGGCATACACGAAAAGAGCTGAAGAGCGATTTGATGACTCACTTGAGCTGGTTTTCACACTCTTTCCAAGACTCAAGGAGAGAAAAAAACAGAAGGCAGGGACGATGAGCGGCGGAGAGCAGCAAATGCTTGCCATTGCGAGAGCGCTGATGACCGCCCCGAAAATGATTCTGCTGGATGAGCCGAGCCAGGGTCTGGCACCCAAGCTTGTTGCAGAAGTTTTTGAGACGATTTCAAAGCTGAGGGATGAGGGACTTACAATCCTTCTTGTTGAGCAGAATGTATTTGCCTCTCTGGACATAGCGGACTACGCATACGTTCTTGGGGAGGGTAGAGTTGTTACTGAGGGCACTGTCGATGAAATAAAGGATTCTGATGAAATTAAGAGGGTTTACGTGGGTGTTTGA
- a CDS encoding ABC transporter ATP-binding protein, translating into MALLKLENVTKRFGGLVAVDSISLEVEEGEALGIVGPNGSGKTTLYNLISGVYYPDEGRIIFNGEDITKLPPHRRTPLGLARTFQIPRPFGSATVIENVAIGAMFGAGMDVDSALRAADEMLELVGIDHLRDKEAKLLTPLEKRLMELARALAMKPKMLLLDEVMAGMNPSDINRILDLLDRIRKEEKVAVVSMVEHLMHAITRFAERVVVMHQGKKLIDGETYEVLSHPEVIEVYLGKKVV; encoded by the coding sequence ATGGCACTCTTAAAGCTTGAAAACGTTACAAAGAGGTTTGGAGGTCTTGTTGCTGTCGACTCAATAAGCCTTGAGGTTGAAGAGGGTGAAGCACTCGGAATTGTTGGACCGAACGGGAGCGGTAAAACCACGCTCTATAACCTCATAAGCGGAGTGTATTACCCGGATGAGGGCAGGATAATTTTCAATGGGGAGGATATCACAAAACTTCCGCCGCACAGGAGAACACCCCTGGGGCTTGCAAGAACATTTCAGATCCCGAGACCATTTGGCTCGGCAACGGTGATAGAAAATGTGGCGATTGGTGCCATGTTTGGGGCGGGAATGGATGTTGATTCGGCCCTTAGAGCGGCTGATGAAATGCTGGAGCTTGTGGGAATTGACCATCTGAGAGATAAGGAGGCAAAACTCCTCACGCCCCTTGAGAAGAGGTTAATGGAGCTTGCAAGGGCTCTTGCGATGAAACCTAAGATGCTCCTTCTGGATGAGGTCATGGCCGGAATGAATCCTTCGGACATTAACCGGATACTGGACCTTCTGGACAGGATACGGAAGGAGGAAAAGGTGGCCGTGGTCTCGATGGTGGAGCATCTCATGCATGCCATAACCAGGTTTGCTGAGAGAGTGGTTGTGATGCACCAGGGCAAGAAGCTGATTGATGGTGAGACGTACGAGGTGTTGAGCCATCCAGAGGTTATAGAAGTCTATCTTGGAAAGAAGGTGGTTTGA
- a CDS encoding branched-chain amino acid ABC transporter permease, whose amino-acid sequence MQIGKLKALTPMVIVYVILLVIGLTVPGMWQPVVYFMFYVALGQAFNIFLGLTGYVDFGYVAFLGLGAYGMAIALQSFAHLGLIAIPIGIVLAVIMSVLLSMAVGAVALRLRGAYFAIATIGVNEGFRFLLVGTKLWGGSEGIVLSGFMRKAFGREIANYLSTFVSDLLLFLVAFLAALTTVVILNRKMGYALLALREDEDAARVMGINVTKYKIMAFITSAAFAGLIGAIAWTLKLTYVFPEDVFNIHYTVEAIVIVMLGGAGTLIGPMIGGLIYGILKYYLSVIFPGVQLLILAPLLIITIVAFPEGVAGYLIKRTRNSRLAEYLR is encoded by the coding sequence ATGCAGATTGGCAAACTCAAGGCCCTCACTCCAATGGTAATCGTCTATGTCATACTGCTCGTCATCGGATTGACTGTTCCGGGAATGTGGCAGCCTGTGGTTTACTTCATGTTTTACGTGGCTCTCGGCCAGGCATTTAACATATTCCTCGGGCTTACAGGGTATGTTGACTTTGGATACGTGGCATTTCTCGGGCTTGGAGCGTACGGGATGGCAATCGCCCTCCAGAGCTTCGCACATCTCGGACTCATTGCAATTCCCATAGGCATTGTGCTTGCAGTTATCATGTCTGTACTGCTCTCCATGGCTGTTGGAGCGGTGGCTCTGAGGTTGAGGGGAGCATATTTTGCCATTGCCACAATAGGCGTGAATGAAGGTTTCAGGTTTTTGCTTGTTGGAACAAAACTCTGGGGCGGCTCAGAAGGCATCGTGCTTTCAGGTTTCATGAGGAAGGCGTTTGGACGAGAAATTGCAAACTATCTTTCCACCTTCGTTTCAGACCTGCTGTTATTCCTGGTAGCTTTTCTTGCAGCTCTCACGACAGTTGTGATCCTAAACAGGAAAATGGGTTATGCTCTGCTCGCTCTGAGGGAGGATGAGGATGCTGCCAGGGTGATGGGGATAAACGTAACAAAATACAAGATAATGGCGTTCATAACCAGTGCGGCGTTTGCAGGGCTGATTGGGGCGATAGCCTGGACTCTGAAGTTGACCTATGTGTTCCCCGAAGACGTCTTTAACATACACTACACAGTTGAGGCGATTGTTATCGTGATGCTTGGAGGTGCCGGGACCCTCATTGGTCCGATGATTGGTGGTTTAATCTATGGCATACTCAAGTATTATCTATCGGTGATATTTCCTGGAGTGCAGCTGCTGATTCTTGCACCTCTTCTTATCATAACCATTGTGGCCTTCCCGGAGGGAGTTGCAGGATATCTGATTAAGAGAACAAGAAACTCCAGGCTTGCAGAGTATTTGAGGTGA
- a CDS encoding branched-chain amino acid ABC transporter permease, with protein MVGDHLISNLFYGALLGSVYGVATMGLSMIFGVLRIVNVGHGSFVMVGAFTAFWLFTLYSIAPILSIPVALIFGIALGFVIFRAVMKKLVDAPELSTLLATFAIGVFIEESAKFIWGSDYVGFSWDIGTLYLGSITVPYTKILAFVASTIIAGLLYLWFTKTKLGKAIKAVVEDRDGAAVCGIDVNRIFTLSFALGIGVTVMSGVLVTLFVPVGINVYMGADYTLRAFVIAVLGGLGSPWGAFIAGFLFGLFENGSYTLLGMIPGVEPFALTRFVAFVFLLVILLVKPTGLFGGEE; from the coding sequence ATGGTAGGTGACCACTTAATTTCGAATCTGTTCTATGGGGCGTTGCTTGGCAGCGTTTATGGTGTTGCAACAATGGGTCTGAGCATGATATTTGGAGTTTTGAGAATTGTTAATGTTGGTCACGGTTCTTTTGTTATGGTTGGGGCATTTACAGCTTTCTGGCTTTTTACGCTTTATTCGATCGCTCCGATTTTATCCATACCTGTTGCTCTTATTTTTGGTATTGCCCTTGGTTTTGTCATATTTCGGGCCGTGATGAAAAAGCTGGTTGATGCCCCAGAACTCTCCACCCTGCTTGCCACCTTTGCCATAGGTGTGTTTATCGAGGAGTCTGCAAAATTCATCTGGGGATCTGACTACGTTGGTTTCAGCTGGGACATTGGAACACTGTATCTCGGGTCGATAACCGTCCCGTACACCAAGATTCTTGCATTTGTGGCCTCGACAATAATTGCGGGGTTGCTCTACCTGTGGTTCACAAAAACAAAGCTTGGAAAAGCAATAAAAGCTGTTGTTGAGGACAGGGATGGTGCAGCGGTTTGTGGAATCGATGTAAACAGGATTTTCACTCTCAGCTTCGCTCTCGGGATTGGAGTTACTGTCATGAGTGGAGTTCTGGTAACGCTCTTTGTTCCTGTTGGAATCAACGTGTACATGGGTGCGGATTACACACTCAGGGCTTTCGTTATTGCTGTTCTCGGCGGTCTGGGGTCGCCATGGGGTGCGTTTATTGCGGGATTCCTTTTCGGGCTTTTCGAAAATGGCTCTTACACGCTGCTTGGCATGATTCCAGGAGTTGAGCCGTTTGCCCTGACGAGATTCGTGGCATTCGTGTTCCTGCTTGTGATTCTGCTTGTCAAACCAACCGGTCTCTTTGGAGGTGAAGAGTGA
- a CDS encoding amino acid ABC transporter substrate-binding protein, with protein MKKTAALFVFGLLALALLFAGCAQQEQKSEETPKAEVLYFGAPLSLSGKYSKEGQMSLWGMQVAIKWINEVHGGLKVGDKVYKVELKYYDDQSNKEVVQSLIQKLADQDGVKFILAPYSSGLTLAAAPIADQRGVLMNSHGGASDYIFEQGYHYVVQTLSPASKYQTGFLDMVKSVDPEAKRVAMIYEDNEFSRAVFKAAGEYAKQLGFEIVFDKTYPKGVQDLSPLLNELAAAKPDVIIGGGHFADGQLLVSQLADMKINVKAVSILVAPALPAFYDALGTKAEGVCGPAQWEIGVSYGPEAAKKLGIDYYGPTQDEFLKMFKEVSGTDEPPSYHAAEAAAAVLSYAYAIEKAQSTNPDDVREAMNSIEFMSVYGVWKIDPETGKQIGHEMVIIQWQGGTKKIIWPPEAANADPYYPMPTWEEKEQGKLATK; from the coding sequence ATGAAAAAAACTGCAGCGCTGTTTGTGTTTGGTTTGCTGGCGCTGGCCCTGCTTTTTGCAGGATGTGCCCAGCAAGAACAGAAATCTGAGGAAACACCCAAGGCAGAGGTCCTCTATTTTGGGGCACCACTGAGTCTTTCAGGAAAATACTCCAAGGAAGGCCAGATGTCTCTGTGGGGTATGCAGGTAGCTATAAAGTGGATAAACGAGGTACATGGTGGGCTTAAGGTTGGTGACAAGGTCTACAAGGTCGAACTGAAATATTATGATGACCAGTCCAACAAAGAGGTTGTTCAGAGTCTGATTCAAAAGCTTGCAGACCAGGATGGTGTCAAATTCATCCTCGCCCCGTACAGCTCTGGCCTGACTCTGGCAGCGGCACCAATTGCTGATCAGAGAGGTGTGTTGATGAATAGCCATGGAGGCGCGAGCGATTACATATTCGAGCAGGGCTACCATTATGTCGTCCAGACTCTCAGCCCTGCGAGCAAGTACCAGACCGGCTTCCTCGACATGGTTAAATCGGTTGATCCGGAGGCAAAGAGAGTCGCGATGATATATGAGGACAATGAATTCTCAAGGGCTGTTTTCAAGGCTGCTGGCGAGTATGCAAAACAGCTTGGCTTTGAGATCGTATTTGACAAGACCTATCCAAAAGGTGTTCAGGACCTGTCTCCGCTGCTCAATGAACTTGCTGCAGCTAAGCCCGATGTGATAATCGGTGGAGGCCATTTTGCAGATGGTCAGCTCCTTGTCAGCCAGCTTGCAGATATGAAGATCAATGTAAAGGCGGTTTCGATACTTGTCGCACCTGCTCTCCCGGCATTCTATGATGCTCTCGGTACCAAGGCGGAGGGCGTTTGCGGCCCGGCTCAGTGGGAGATTGGAGTCAGCTATGGGCCTGAAGCAGCTAAGAAGCTTGGCATCGATTACTATGGTCCAACACAGGATGAGTTCCTGAAGATGTTCAAGGAAGTTTCGGGAACCGATGAACCTCCAAGCTACCACGCTGCAGAGGCTGCAGCTGCAGTACTCTCTTACGCCTACGCAATCGAAAAGGCACAGAGCACAAATCCGGATGATGTCAGAGAGGCCATGAACAGCATTGAGTTCATGAGCGTTTACGGAGTGTGGAAGATTGATCCAGAGACTGGAAAGCAGATAGGACATGAGATGGTCATAATTCAGTGGCAGGGAGGCACAAAGAAGATTATATGGCCTCCAGAAGCTGCGAATGCAGATCCGTACTATCCAATGCCCACGTGGGAAGAAAAGGAGCAGGGCAAGCTTGCTACCAAATAA
- a CDS encoding acyl-CoA dehydrogenase yields MSRPADFYNIDELLTDEEKLVRSSVREFLEKEVRPLVIDAWHEEKPLNFRELGKKFGELGMLGAFIPEEYGCPGMNYTTFGLVCQEVERIDSALRSFVAVTSGLVMYPIWRYGSEEQKKKYLPKLASGEIIGCFGLTEPNHGSDPASMEARCKKDGDEWILNGTKTWITEADIADIAIFWARDVDDGRVKGFIVEKGTKGFHQSALTKKGSMRAGGVGEFSLVNCRVSDEQRLPEALGLGAPLSCLNQARFGISWGAVGIALDCFETVLNYVKERKQFGAPLASFQLVQEKLAYMLIEITKAQLVAWRLGRLMDEGRATTEQISLAKKNNVKIARDIARLAREMLGANGISLDYSPIRHMANIESVYTYEGTDDIHTLILGRAITGIQAFRRELRLEK; encoded by the coding sequence GTGTCCAGACCAGCAGACTTCTACAACATCGATGAACTTCTAACAGATGAGGAAAAGCTCGTCAGAAGCTCAGTCAGGGAGTTCCTGGAAAAGGAAGTCAGGCCTCTTGTAATAGATGCCTGGCATGAGGAAAAGCCCCTCAACTTCAGGGAACTCGGAAAGAAGTTTGGAGAACTCGGCATGCTCGGGGCATTCATCCCCGAGGAATACGGCTGTCCGGGGATGAACTACACCACATTCGGATTGGTCTGCCAGGAGGTCGAAAGGATAGACAGCGCCCTGAGGAGTTTTGTTGCTGTAACATCCGGCCTCGTCATGTATCCAATATGGAGATACGGGAGTGAGGAGCAGAAGAAAAAGTACCTTCCCAAACTTGCGAGCGGAGAGATAATAGGCTGCTTCGGCCTCACCGAACCAAACCACGGCAGCGACCCCGCAAGCATGGAGGCGAGATGCAAAAAAGACGGAGACGAGTGGATACTCAACGGAACAAAAACCTGGATTACTGAAGCCGACATAGCAGACATAGCAATCTTCTGGGCGAGAGACGTTGATGACGGCAGGGTGAAGGGATTCATAGTGGAAAAGGGAACCAAGGGATTCCACCAGAGCGCGCTGACAAAGAAGGGCTCGATGAGAGCAGGTGGCGTAGGGGAGTTCTCGCTTGTTAACTGCAGGGTCTCAGATGAACAGAGACTGCCTGAAGCGCTGGGCCTCGGCGCCCCCCTGAGCTGCCTCAACCAGGCAAGATTCGGCATCTCCTGGGGTGCAGTTGGCATAGCCCTGGACTGCTTTGAGACCGTCCTCAACTACGTGAAGGAGAGAAAGCAGTTTGGAGCACCTCTTGCATCATTCCAGCTCGTCCAGGAAAAGCTCGCCTACATGCTTATTGAAATCACCAAGGCCCAGCTCGTCGCATGGAGGCTGGGCAGACTAATGGATGAAGGCAGGGCAACAACAGAACAGATCTCCTTAGCCAAAAAGAACAACGTCAAAATCGCAAGGGACATAGCAAGACTCGCAAGAGAAATGCTCGGAGCCAACGGCATAAGCCTGGACTACTCCCCGATAAGACACATGGCAAACATCGAGTCAGTCTACACCTACGAAGGCACAGACGACATCCACACCCTCATCCTGGGAAGAGCCATAACCGGAATCCAGGCCTTCAGAAGGGAGCTGAGGCTTGAAAAGTAA
- a CDS encoding pyruvate ferredoxin oxidoreductase subunit gamma, with amino-acid sequence MDILKEVRFHGRGGQGAVTAADILAVAGFKDGYYTLSFPMFGAEKRGTPVVSFLRISDEPIVIRDEVKNPDFVVVMDPSLVDVVDVLAGIKDGGIAIINYPKGSEDLKQKLDTDVEIHAINATKMAMEILGRPITNTAMVGAFVGATGIVKIESVEETIMEWFGNKDIAEKNVRLVREAYDHMKEVCGW; translated from the coding sequence ATGGATATTCTAAAAGAAGTTAGGTTTCACGGTAGAGGTGGTCAGGGAGCAGTTACAGCAGCAGACATCCTGGCAGTTGCAGGATTTAAGGATGGTTATTACACACTGTCATTTCCCATGTTTGGCGCCGAAAAGAGAGGTACTCCGGTTGTCTCTTTCCTGAGAATCTCTGACGAGCCGATTGTAATCAGAGACGAAGTTAAAAACCCCGATTTCGTTGTTGTGATGGATCCGTCTCTCGTGGATGTTGTAGATGTCCTTGCAGGAATTAAAGACGGCGGTATTGCAATAATAAATTACCCGAAGGGCAGTGAGGACCTCAAGCAAAAACTCGATACGGATGTTGAAATCCATGCGATCAATGCCACAAAAATGGCAATGGAAATCCTGGGGCGGCCGATCACAAATACCGCAATGGTTGGAGCTTTTGTTGGAGCAACAGGGATTGTAAAAATCGAAAGTGTGGAAGAGACGATTATGGAATGGTTTGGAAACAAGGATATTGCCGAAAAGAATGTTAGGCTTGTTAGGGAGGCTTATGATCACATGAAGGAGGTATGCGGATGGTAA